The following are from one region of the Bacteroidales bacterium genome:
- the coaD gene encoding pantetheine-phosphate adenylyltransferase: MKRAIFPGSFDPFTIGHESIVIRALALFDEIIIAIGYNSTKKGFFTVENRIKIIKEIFKYNNKIKVEAYNKLTVEFCKENKINFILRGLRTASDFEYERAIAQMNHYMAKNIETVFLLTEAKHTPVSSTILREILKHNGNICQFIPKCIDLKEYM, translated from the coding sequence ATGAAACGAGCAATCTTTCCGGGATCTTTTGATCCTTTTACAATCGGGCATGAATCAATAGTCATAAGAGCTTTGGCTTTATTTGATGAAATTATTATTGCAATTGGCTATAATTCAACAAAAAAAGGCTTTTTTACCGTTGAAAACAGAATCAAAATTATTAAGGAGATTTTTAAATATAATAACAAAATAAAAGTTGAAGCATATAATAAACTTACAGTTGAGTTCTGCAAAGAAAATAAGATTAACTTTATATTAAGAGGCTTGCGAACTGCCTCTGATTTTGAATATGAAAGAGCAATTGCTCAAATGAACCACTATATGGCAAAAAATATTGAAACAGTATTCTTATTAACCGAAGCAAAACACACACCTGTCAGTTCTACAATTTTAAGAGAAATATTAAAACATAACGGAAATATTTGTCAGTTTATTCCTAAATGTATTGATTTAAAGGAATATATGTAA
- a CDS encoding type I restriction enzyme HsdR N-terminal domain-containing protein has protein sequence MFPKLNLPEYQIKFKETEKGLSGFDIIRKKYILLTPEEYVRQQFIHYLIEKKQYPKGLLAVEKQLKIYDTTKRTDIVLYDKQGNVSIIVECKAPKVKISQDAFDQIARYNMNFKAKYLIVTNGITHYCCKPNYNDNSYIFLKNIPDYEIIMNN, from the coding sequence ATGTTTCCGAAGCTTAATCTTCCCGAATACCAAATAAAATTTAAAGAAACCGAAAAAGGACTTTCCGGTTTTGACATAATTCGAAAAAAATACATTCTATTAACTCCCGAAGAATATGTAAGGCAACAATTTATTCATTATTTAATTGAAAAGAAACAATATCCGAAAGGATTATTAGCCGTAGAAAAACAATTAAAAATTTACGATACAACAAAACGAACCGACATAGTTTTATACGACAAACAAGGCAATGTAAGTATAATTGTAGAATGTAAAGCCCCGAAAGTTAAAATATCACAGGATGCTTTTGACCAAATTGCCCGATATAATATGAATTTTAAAGCAAAATATTTGATTGTAACAAACGGCATAACTCACTATTGCTGTAAACCGAATTATAATGATAATTCTTATATTTTTTTAAAAAATATTCCGGATTACGAAATAATTATGAATAATTAA
- a CDS encoding STAS/SEC14 domain-containing protein produces MKSTYRIYPNEVIIIETLSKNINTDEYTKLKHSEFKDPDFNRNFNLVTDLSSFDKNTDKQFLQNIIEIFKENKGKINREKSAIVVNDKNLLKKIDIKVKQNKKTKYEIKVFTNIEDARKWVSK; encoded by the coding sequence ATGAAAAGTACATATAGAATTTATCCAAATGAAGTTATTATAATTGAAACTTTATCAAAAAATATTAATACTGACGAATATACAAAACTGAAACATAGTGAATTTAAAGACCCTGATTTTAACAGAAATTTTAATCTTGTTACGGATTTAAGTTCTTTTGATAAAAATACCGATAAACAATTTCTTCAAAATATAATTGAAATTTTCAAAGAAAATAAAGGCAAAATTAACAGGGAAAAAAGTGCAATTGTCGTAAATGATAAAAATTTATTAAAAAAGATTGACATAAAAGTAAAACAGAATAAAAAGACCAAATATGAGATAAAAGTCTTTACAAATATTGAAGATGCCAGGAAATGGGTGTCTAAATAG
- the amrB gene encoding AmmeMemoRadiSam system protein B has protein sequence MKIRKAAVSGKFYPSYVNELNKLLEQIVKSEKKHINIDLSKNKIIGALVPHAGYIYSAYQAVHFFEILKQSKQKFDTFVIVNPNHTGYGAKIALDKNDAWESPFGIVKIDNEFAELTKFDFSSDAHKHEHSGEVILPMLQYFLDYEFKILPITMSEQNFYNAQLIASRIHFASLKLNRKICFIASSDFSHFVNHEFGKKQDEKVINQILKFNSEEIINTVNKNNISMCGYGPSASLTEFAKIVSNNPKAELLKFGHSGEVRQSDEVVDYASILVFEDK, from the coding sequence ATGAAAATCAGGAAAGCTGCCGTTTCGGGAAAATTTTATCCGTCTTATGTAAACGAACTTAACAAACTATTAGAACAAATAGTTAAGTCTGAAAAAAAACATATCAATATTGATTTATCAAAAAACAAAATTATAGGTGCTTTAGTTCCGCATGCCGGTTACATTTATTCGGCATATCAAGCAGTTCATTTTTTTGAAATATTAAAACAAAGCAAACAAAAATTTGACACATTTGTTATCGTAAATCCGAACCACACAGGCTACGGGGCAAAAATTGCTCTTGATAAAAATGATGCTTGGGAAAGTCCTTTCGGAATAGTGAAAATTGATAATGAATTTGCAGAACTTACAAAATTTGATTTTTCTTCAGATGCACATAAACATGAACATTCAGGAGAAGTAATATTACCGATGCTGCAATATTTTTTAGATTATGAGTTTAAAATTTTGCCGATTACAATGTCCGAACAAAACTTTTATAATGCTCAATTAATTGCAAGTCGAATTCATTTTGCATCTTTAAAACTAAATCGGAAAATTTGTTTTATTGCATCTTCCGATTTTTCTCATTTTGTAAACCATGAATTCGGAAAAAAACAAGATGAGAAAGTAATTAATCAAATATTGAAATTTAATTCAGAAGAAATTATTAATACCGTAAATAAAAATAATATTTCAATGTGCGGTTACGGTCCTTCGGCATCTCTTACCGAGTTTGCAAAAATTGTTTCAAACAATCCGAAAGCCGAACTTCTTAAATTCGGACATTCCGGAGAAGTCCGCCAATCTGATGAAGTTGTGGATTATGCTTCAATTTTGGTTTTTGAAGACAAATAA
- a CDS encoding DUF4249 domain-containing protein: MKTNIYINLFSIILTISIFSCSEPIDINVDEVDKKIVLNGFINPDSTVKVNLSKSIGILQKDKEVEFLKNADVKLFENNILIEELQYDTNGYYTGVTFPKIGKTYKITADYPSLTSVDANTLILNPVSVTSVNSSPQFISRVETWYDSNTGQQFDTTIFTLDRMNIELTFTDPAEEENYYLITFTALIPQFGYFPPDYNEVYLGEKMVSLDYNMNNSSWQNYLHMNNFNGYILSDELFNGNSHTLNADIYLYGDSSPETVYINFHRINKEFYQFVISYSKYEETEYNPLAEPVNIKTNINNGFGFFSSYSTAKDSVIIEYADLY, translated from the coding sequence ATGAAAACTAATATATATATAAATCTTTTTTCGATAATACTTACAATCAGTATCTTTTCTTGCAGCGAACCTATTGATATAAATGTTGATGAAGTTGATAAAAAAATTGTTCTGAATGGATTTATTAACCCCGACAGCACCGTTAAAGTTAATCTTTCAAAAAGCATCGGAATTTTACAAAAAGACAAAGAAGTTGAATTTTTAAAAAATGCTGATGTAAAGCTTTTTGAAAATAATATTTTAATTGAAGAATTACAATATGACACAAACGGATATTACACAGGAGTAACTTTTCCGAAAATAGGAAAAACATATAAAATAACTGCCGATTATCCTTCTCTCACATCAGTTGATGCAAACACCTTAATTTTAAATCCTGTGTCTGTAACTTCTGTTAACTCTTCCCCGCAATTTATAAGCAGAGTTGAAACATGGTACGACAGCAATACAGGGCAACAGTTTGATACAACAATTTTTACTTTAGACAGGATGAATATTGAACTTACTTTTACAGACCCTGCCGAAGAAGAAAATTATTATTTAATAACTTTTACTGCACTTATCCCGCAGTTCGGATATTTTCCGCCGGATTATAATGAAGTTTACCTCGGAGAAAAAATGGTAAGTTTAGATTATAATATGAACAATTCAAGTTGGCAGAACTATTTACACATGAATAATTTTAACGGATATATTTTATCGGATGAATTATTTAACGGAAACTCACATACATTAAATGCCGATATTTATTTATACGGAGATTCATCGCCTGAAACTGTTTATATTAATTTTCACAGAATAAATAAAGAATTTTATCAATTTGTAATTTCTTATTCAAAATATGAAGAAACAGAATACAATCCGTTAGCCGAACCGGTTAATATCAAAACAAACATAAATAACGGTTTCGGTTTCTTCTCCTCATATTCAACGGCAAAAGATTCAGTTATTATTGAATATGCTGACCTTTATTGA
- the amrS gene encoding AmmeMemoRadiSam system radical SAM enzyme: MIKKAKYYYKLKNKQVKCTLCPHNCIINEGKYGICKVRKNAGGKLISENYAQISAIHSDPIEKKPLYHFYPGKNILSIGSLGCNLKCNFCQNSNISQTKVTDFNNSKIIYPEHIIKEAKRTRNNIGIAYTYNEPTVWYEFMYDTAKKAHKAKLKNVIVSNGYINKKPLNKIIKYIDAFNIDIKAFTETFYKEQTGSSLKPVLETVKIIANHKKHLELTNLIIPTLNDDESIFEEMINELVKIAGKNLILHISRYYPSYNMDIEHTPKETMIKLYNIAKKHLNYVYLGNIISEEGSNTICRVCNERLISRDKYYTRISNISKNRCMNCNTKIPIIN; the protein is encoded by the coding sequence ATGATTAAGAAAGCAAAATATTACTACAAGCTTAAAAATAAGCAAGTTAAATGCACTTTATGTCCGCATAATTGTATTATTAATGAAGGCAAATACGGAATATGTAAAGTAAGAAAGAATGCAGGAGGTAAATTAATAAGTGAAAATTATGCACAAATTTCAGCAATTCATTCAGATCCTATCGAAAAAAAACCGCTGTATCATTTTTATCCCGGAAAAAATATTTTATCAATAGGAAGTCTCGGCTGTAATTTGAAATGTAATTTCTGTCAAAACAGCAATATTTCACAAACAAAAGTAACTGATTTTAACAATTCAAAAATAATATATCCTGAACACATAATTAAAGAAGCAAAAAGAACAAGAAATAATATAGGAATTGCATACACATACAATGAACCTACTGTTTGGTATGAATTTATGTATGATACGGCAAAAAAAGCTCATAAAGCAAAACTTAAAAATGTAATTGTTTCAAACGGTTATATCAACAAAAAACCCCTAAATAAAATTATCAAATACATTGATGCATTTAATATTGACATTAAGGCATTTACCGAAACTTTTTATAAAGAACAAACAGGCTCATCCTTAAAACCGGTTCTCGAAACCGTAAAAATAATTGCAAATCATAAAAAACATTTAGAATTAACAAATTTAATTATCCCTACATTAAATGATGACGAATCAATTTTTGAAGAAATGATTAATGAGCTTGTAAAAATAGCAGGTAAAAATTTAATCTTGCATATTTCGAGGTATTATCCTTCTTATAATATGGATATTGAACATACACCAAAAGAAACAATGATTAAGCTTTATAATATTGCAAAAAAACACCTTAATTATGTTTATCTCGGTAATATTATTTCAGAAGAAGGAAGTAACACAATCTGTCGAGTTTGCAATGAGCGTCTTATTTCTCGCGATAAGTATTACACACGAATCTCGAATATCAGTAAAAACAGATGTATGAACTGCAATACAAAAATTCCGATAATAAACTAA
- a CDS encoding TonB-dependent receptor — translation MKKIILLLTAVVISTGLFAQKYTLSGYIIDESSGENIIGATVYDAENLKIGTITNVYGFFSLTLKKGKVKLGSGFIGFADNFQEINLTKDSVITILLKPNTEIDEVIITGKQNNIKSSQMSSIDILINAVRKLPVLFGETDVLKTIQLMPGVQSGSEGTSGVYVRGGGPDQNLILLDGVPVYNVNHLFGFFSVFNGYAVNDITLIKGGFPARYGGRLSSVIDIRMKEGNMKEFSGEASVSLIASKFSFEGPITKDKTSFIISARRTYLDVLAAPFMKLFSSFSPGTDKFWGGYFFYDINAKINHKFSDKDRLFLSIYSGKDKAYVKTSEDYSYNNEVNKYKSDFDLHWGNITSALRWNHIYAPKLFGNTTATYSRYNFTTAISEESDFTSWTNPDDATVYHSEWQIKYLSGIEDYAIKSDFDYLPSHAHKIKFGANAIFHTFKPGISALRFSDQENNQNIDTTYGSKNIYAQEYSVYAEDDIKIGNKLKFNIGGRISGLSVQDTFYYSIEPRISARFLLSDNWSVKAAYSQMTQYLHFLTNSTIGLPTDLWLPATKLVPPQHSVQYAFGTVFSLPHDLNITIEGYYKEMSNLIEYKEGASFFESPKKVSLPESAGKIKLKSEKEIHTEQSSCSAKISEISQVG, via the coding sequence ATGAAAAAAATTATTTTGCTGTTAACAGCCGTTGTAATATCTACCGGCTTATTTGCTCAAAAATATACACTGAGCGGATATATAATTGATGAATCAAGCGGTGAAAACATTATAGGAGCAACAGTTTATGATGCCGAAAACTTGAAAATAGGAACGATAACAAATGTTTACGGTTTTTTTAGTCTTACATTAAAAAAAGGAAAAGTAAAATTAGGTTCCGGATTTATCGGATTCGCAGATAATTTTCAAGAAATTAATCTTACAAAAGACTCCGTTATCACAATTTTGTTAAAACCGAATACTGAAATTGATGAAGTTATCATTACCGGTAAACAAAACAACATAAAATCGAGCCAAATGAGCTCAATTGATATTCTGATTAATGCCGTCAGAAAACTTCCCGTTTTATTCGGCGAAACTGATGTATTAAAAACTATTCAACTGATGCCCGGTGTTCAATCAGGTTCTGAAGGTACAAGCGGTGTTTACGTTAGAGGCGGAGGTCCTGACCAAAATCTTATTCTTTTAGACGGTGTTCCTGTCTATAACGTAAATCATTTGTTCGGGTTTTTCTCTGTTTTTAACGGATATGCCGTAAACGACATTACACTTATTAAAGGAGGTTTCCCTGCAAGATACGGCGGAAGACTGTCATCTGTTATCGACATAAGAATGAAAGAGGGTAATATGAAAGAATTCTCGGGTGAAGCCTCTGTCAGTCTAATTGCATCTAAATTTTCATTTGAAGGACCTATAACCAAAGACAAAACATCATTTATTATTTCAGCACGCAGAACATATTTAGATGTATTGGCTGCACCATTTATGAAACTTTTTTCTTCTTTCAGCCCGGGAACGGATAAGTTTTGGGGAGGATATTTTTTTTATGACATTAATGCAAAGATAAATCATAAATTTTCTGATAAAGACAGACTTTTTTTAAGCATTTATTCCGGAAAAGATAAAGCTTATGTAAAAACAAGTGAAGATTACAGTTATAATAACGAAGTCAACAAATACAAATCAGATTTTGATTTACACTGGGGAAACATAACTTCGGCACTGAGGTGGAATCATATATATGCACCTAAATTATTCGGCAACACAACTGCTACATACAGCAGGTACAACTTTACGACAGCAATTTCGGAAGAATCTGATTTTACGTCGTGGACAAATCCTGACGATGCAACAGTTTACCATAGTGAATGGCAAATAAAATATTTATCGGGTATTGAAGACTATGCAATAAAGTCTGATTTTGATTATTTACCTTCTCATGCTCACAAAATTAAATTCGGAGCAAACGCAATATTCCATACTTTTAAACCGGGTATTTCGGCATTAAGATTTTCCGATCAAGAAAACAATCAAAATATTGATACAACATACGGCAGTAAAAATATTTATGCACAAGAATATTCCGTTTATGCCGAAGATGATATAAAAATCGGAAATAAACTAAAATTTAATATCGGAGGAAGAATTTCAGGTTTATCAGTTCAGGATACTTTCTATTATTCTATAGAACCCAGAATTTCAGCACGTTTTTTATTGTCGGATAATTGGTCGGTAAAAGCTGCATATTCTCAAATGACTCAATATTTACATTTCTTAACAAACAGCACAATCGGGTTGCCTACCGACCTTTGGTTGCCTGCAACAAAACTTGTTCCTCCGCAACATTCCGTTCAGTATGCATTCGGAACAGTTTTTTCATTACCTCACGATTTAAATATTACGATTGAAGGATATTATAAAGAAATGAGTAACTTAATTGAATATAAAGAGGGTGCAAGTTTTTTTGAAAGTCCGAAGAAGGTGAGCTTGCCGGAATCGGCTGGGAAAATAAAATTGAAATCGGAGAAGGAAATTCATACGGAGCAGAGTTCATGCTCAGCAAAAATATCGGAAATCTCACAGGTTGGTTAG
- a CDS encoding 1-acyl-sn-glycerol-3-phosphate acyltransferase, protein MKLGKVEKQSLLYSILKVYGRFVHDFVFYKKVTYIGVENIPKNKPIFIAPNHQNALMDALAIIFSQKIQPVFLARSDIFQKPAIAKILYFFKILPVFRIRDGKEKLKLNEIIYEKTMEVLEHNRQVVIFPEAQHINKKHVRRLKKGIQRIAFMLEEKHDFKAGVQIIPTGIYYSNYWNFKSKLVVKYGKPISVASYKEDYKKDAARTIVSFTEVLYKKVKEQVIHIQDLDFHDEYDLLRDINEYQMLNTLSLNPNSENKLKADQETIKKIDDLKDSDANKFNELMQKVKKYGEFLKKNNLKDWVVRKKAKNNNFLLRFILLLAGTPFFIYGVINNLLTYPLPRLITKKIKDRQFESSVVYVFFLFIFPIVYLIQAAAILIISKIWYVALIYFVTIPFISIIAFKVHRLFIKTMGLIRFTQMDKNEREETETLRNEILDTLK, encoded by the coding sequence ATGAAGTTAGGAAAAGTTGAAAAACAATCATTATTATATTCAATCTTAAAAGTTTACGGAAGATTCGTTCACGACTTTGTTTTTTACAAAAAGGTTACATATATAGGTGTTGAAAATATTCCGAAAAACAAACCCATATTTATTGCACCCAACCACCAAAATGCACTTATGGATGCTTTGGCAATTATTTTCAGTCAAAAAATTCAACCTGTTTTTTTAGCACGCTCCGATATTTTTCAAAAGCCTGCAATTGCAAAAATTTTATATTTCTTTAAGATTTTACCTGTTTTCAGAATAAGAGACGGAAAAGAAAAGTTAAAACTTAATGAAATTATATATGAAAAAACAATGGAGGTTTTGGAACATAACAGACAAGTGGTAATTTTTCCGGAAGCTCAACACATTAATAAAAAACACGTAAGAAGATTAAAAAAAGGGATTCAACGAATAGCATTTATGCTTGAAGAAAAACATGACTTTAAAGCAGGTGTGCAAATTATTCCGACAGGTATTTACTATTCAAATTATTGGAATTTTAAATCGAAATTAGTAGTAAAGTATGGTAAGCCGATAAGCGTTGCTTCTTACAAAGAGGATTATAAAAAGGATGCTGCAAGAACAATTGTAAGTTTTACGGAAGTTCTTTACAAAAAAGTAAAAGAACAAGTTATTCATATTCAAGATTTAGATTTTCATGACGAATATGATTTATTAAGAGATATAAATGAGTATCAGATGTTGAATACATTATCATTAAACCCAAATTCTGAAAATAAGTTAAAAGCCGACCAAGAAACAATTAAGAAAATTGATGATTTAAAAGATTCTGATGCTAATAAGTTTAATGAATTAATGCAGAAGGTTAAAAAATACGGAGAGTTTCTTAAAAAGAATAATTTAAAAGATTGGGTTGTCAGAAAAAAAGCAAAGAATAATAACTTTTTGTTACGATTTATTTTGTTGCTTGCAGGTACACCTTTTTTTATTTACGGTGTTATTAATAATTTATTAACATATCCTTTGCCTCGTTTAATTACAAAAAAAATAAAAGACAGGCAATTTGAAAGTTCAGTTGTATATGTTTTCTTTTTATTTATTTTTCCTATTGTTTATTTAATACAGGCAGCAGCGATTTTAATTATTTCTAAAATATGGTATGTTGCTTTAATTTACTTTGTTACAATTCCGTTTATAAGTATAATTGCTTTTAAAGTTCACAGATTATTTATAAAAACAATGGGTTTAATAAGATTCACACAAATGGATAAAAACGAAAGGGAAGAAACGGAAACACTAAGAAACGAAATACTTGATACATTAAAATAA